The Diceros bicornis minor isolate mBicDic1 chromosome 1, mDicBic1.mat.cur, whole genome shotgun sequence sequence GGAATGTATTTCAGAAAGGTAATCCTTTTTACCATGCTCATTCCAATGGGGAAGTCATAGCTCTTGTGGCTGGTAGACATCTCACTGTTGGCATGGGCCCCAGCTTTCCACTGTTTGAGACCTCGTTCCTCTGGGCTCCCTGGAAAAGGACAGCGGTGTCACCAGGGCCAGCAACCCTCTGCTGCCTCCCCTTAACCTGGTCCTTAGAACGACTTCTGGAGTCAAGTTTCTTGGTTCTGAAATATCTTCTGGTCCTAAAAAGCTGTTGAATCCATGATTTCTCAGCTCCTAAATTGGCCAGAGCTCTAGGGAACTCTAAAGGGTACAGCTATAATTAGTATTTATTACATATCCacagtgtgccaggctctgtgctaagtgctttaatttcattttctcatttcttcaaaACACCTGTGGGAGGTGTATAGGcactattataaaattttatgatgAAGAAACAGGCAGAAATTTTAAGTAATTGTCAACCTACATCTTGAGTCTAGAGCTAGTGTGTGCTGGGCCCATGAGAACTAAATAATGCCCAGACTTtgctgtgggggcagggaggtatATTTTGAAACACTATAATaggtattaatatttaatattatgattccaaatttggaaaataaagtcttattttttaatacaaaccTGAGAATTTCAAGCTAAGTAAAATCTTCAGTGGTGGTAGTGATATAAGAGATTTTTTTACAACTAGGGAAATTCTCAGGAGGTTGGGGAGGGGTGCCTGAGATCTCTGAGGTTTTCACAAGAGGGATGGGGTAGACAAAGACTGTGACATATAGTAAATCTAGGAGAAAGAGTGAGATTTCCATGTGCTGGCAGGCCAGGCTGACAACCGCATGAGTAGTGCAAACCAAATGTATTCCAAAATCTCGAGAGTGGAGGGCTGGGGTCCTTAGGAAAGACTACCTGGAGGAGGTACTATCTGAGCTGGGCTAGCTGCACAAAGAGCACAGATGGGCAGAGTGGAGGGGGAAGAGCTGTAGGTGTGGCACAGGACTATGTTGTCTGATCGCCCTGACCCCCACACAGAACAGCTGGCCCAGAGCTCCCTCGCCTACCCTCCACATCCCTACCTACAGTGCCCTCCTTTGCTTCTCCAAGTCCCTTGCGTTCTCCTAGGCCCCATCTAGTGTCATTCAggaagccctccaggtgactccagcCCAGGGTCATTGACCTTAATTGCTCTAAATTGCTTTAAACACAGTTTTACTTCCTATCTTGTGCTAGGCGCTCCTCAAAACAAACTGTAACTTATAGTCTTTTTTGCACATCCCCTTCAGTGTTTAAGCCAGGGCCAAGCTGGCAGGCCCCACTAGCATTTGCTGAACTAAATTGCCTGCCCCTCTAAAGTTGGGCTGTGGATGGGTAAAGAGAAAGAACCAGTGCAAAGTGGCCCATCAGGAAAGTATGCCCATCACACAGAAGAAAGCTGTGTGATTCCATGGTTAAGAACTGGGTTCTGAACCAGCCACGCCTGGGTTTTAATCCAGGTtgtatgaccttaggcaagtgatTTAACCACTCTGAGTTTCAGATTCAGCATCAATACACATTGAAGTACTGTTGAATATTATGTAGCATAACACATATAACGATCCCTGGCAGGGATGGTTACTGATGAGCAATTGGGTTGGTTGAAGGATGGGGATGTGAGGAACTCAGGCAGTCTGAGGCTGTTGTTAACATCTGGGTAGTTTAATTCAGCTACCCAAATCACAAAGAAGCCCCTCAGTGTACAGCTGCCCACCCAGTTGGCCTCCTCTCCAGATTCCTTAGGCATTGAGGCTGCCACTTCCCTGTCTCAGGTCACAGGTTGGGCTGCTGCAGCCCCCAGCCCAGCTTCCTCTAAATGGCCTGGAGGGGTTGGGTGCCATGATCAGGTACCACCCATCCATCCAAGGGGTAGCTGCTACCCAGAGCTCCCTCATCATCTGATGCTGCCTAAAATTCCTAAAAGTGCCAGGGATCCCTCGCCCTGCCCTGCCCAAACTCCAACCCACTAGCTGTGCACAGCCAGCCTCTGACTCCTGTACTCTGAATAGACACTTGTATtttcagagagagggaaggaagcaggGCCTGCAGCTATGTTCAGGCTGGTAAGTGGCGAGGGATGGAAGGCCATCATCCTGCTACTCCCATCCCTCATCTCCCTGGACTAACGCAGTCTTTAACCCATTTCCACAGAGCTTTCCCTGATCTTCCAGTTCCCTTGAAAACTTCCAgcagaggcagtgtggtgcagttgTTAGAACACAGGCAATGGACTGACTGCATCAGACGGACTTTGTTAAAATCCCAGATTTTCAAcatgtcacttaacttctctgattcTGTTTCCTCATATAAAATGGTGTTGATAGTCTCTGCCTCACAGGATAGTTTTTGAGGATGAAATGGTTCCATGCCTGACCCATAGGTGTTTGGTAAATGTTAACTATGCTTGTTACTAGTTAGAGCAACCAGTGACATGTAgttcttaaatatatttactgGGCACATAAACATGGGCTGGGAGGGTTCTCAGGGACCCCACAAAATATCCTCCATGATCCTTTCAAAAAGCCTTGATACTCTTCTAGTAGCCAGGTTGACCGGTTGCTGGCATATTTGGTGGGGTGTTACCAACATACTGATACTGCATTTGTATCTGTCCTACTCTAAGAAAGCAAAGGCACCCCTCAACCTGATGGCTGTCAAGAAATGGAGAGGAAACAACTCAAGGCCCTGGAATGACTCCTAGCCCCACCATCTTCAAGACCTATGAGGCATATCTGTGCCTCTGTCTAACCATTGGTCTCGCCCTCCAGTCAGCAGGCACTCCACCAGCCCATCTGTTCCTGCTTCTCCCTGCAGGGCCTGCATTGCACTGGACCTGAGCTCTGGCTCAGGGGCCATCTGTTGGTGTGCCTGTGAGTCCAGCCTTGTTATGTGTTCTCCTCCCAGGGCTGACCCATACCTGGCACTGTGTTGTCCAGTATGAAAGCAAGACATCCACCCACAAACATCTCCGTGGTCAGCAGCACAGTAAGAATCTGGTCCACTTCAAGAATGCCTGTGGAATAGGCCAAGGGCCAATGGATGTCATGGCTCCATCGAGAGAACAGAGCTCAGGGAGTTTTTCCCCACTGGTGCAGCCTGCTGACTTCCTTGAGCAGGTGTGGAGATGGGACAGTACAAAACTGACTTTCAGGCCTCTCTGCACATCCTCTTCCATccttggattcaaatcccagttttGTTAGTTGCTACTTGTTGTCTTGGGACAAATcatttaccctctctgagcctcactttcctcatctgttaacaTGGAGATAATAATCGTATCTGTCTCCTGGagctgttgtgaaaattaaatgagcacGTGTACCGCTCAATACCTGTCCATAGAAAGTGTCTTCGTAAAGGACAGCTGCTATTTAACATCCAGAGTTGGGCAGGATTTGTAGCTCTAGCTGTGTGGAGCCTTTGAGAAAAGGGGGCTGTGCTCAGAGTCGGGCCTAccacacctcccccacccccagaggcatTCGACAGGCGGAAGCACCTGTGTCGATGGCGCCGGGGTTGGAATCCAGGTAATTGGGCAGCGTGAGCCCGAAGAACATGGAAAATCCGAGCACGAAGAGGTTGCGGGAGGAGTTCATGTCCACGAACTGCAGGTTGGACAGCCCCACAGCCGTAATCATGCCTGAGGGCGCAGGAGAACCGCTGGAGGCACTGCGCGGGCTGAGTGGGCTCCACCACTCCGCAGCCGCGCCGCGTCCCCGGACACGCGCGTGGCACTCACCGAAGAGGGTGCAGAACATGCCCCCCAGGATGGGGTCGGGGAGCGAGGCGAAGAGAGCCGTGAATTTGCCAATGGTGCCCAGGACCAGCATGATACCCGCACCGTACTGCACCACGCGCCGGCTGCCTACCTGCCAAAGAGCCAGGGGGCGGGGCTAAACTCGGGGCCAGGCGGGGGCGGGGTAGTTCTGGGGGCGGAGCCTGATATGAGAGCAAGGCACAGACGGGCCAGGGCTTGATGCAGGGCGGGTCCTCTCAAACACAGGGTGGGGCTAGACCTGCGGCATACGGAATGGGGGTGGGGCTTAGTGCTGCTCTGGCTTGTCGTGGCACCTTGGTAATCCCCAGGACGCCAATGTTGGGGCTGGACGAGGTGGACCCATTGCCAGTGCCTAACAGCCCTGCAATAATGCAGCAGATGCCTTCGGTGAAGATGCCTCTGTAAGGAAAGGGCGAGTGGGGGGCTTGGTCCAGCCTCTGCACCGGCTTGTGTCCTCCCATCACCCCGTCACCCTGACCGGGCTGCTGGCCTTCTCTGGGTCTGTGCTAGCTGCAACTATCTGTCCGTAGTAATTCCCACTCCAGGCCAGAGGTAGGTCTGGGAGCCAGGAGCCCAGGTCCAAGCAGTAGTCCAGTGCCCTGGCACTTATTCCGTTAGGCtattctgggcttcagtttcctcatctgtaaaatggggataataagggTACCTGTCTCACAGAGTCGTTAGCAGACTGCATAAAAGAATGCACATCAATGGCTAGGCACATGGACTGTTGTCAATGACTGTAGTTTCCTTCCGACTTCATTATCTCCTCAGCTACTGGAAACACTCAGAGTGAGTGAGGAGAGCATCCCCATTTCATGAGGAAGGAGAACGAGGTCTGGAGAgttagtgacttgcccaagtccaCACCTCTGGGCCTCAACCCTGTTTCTACCTTTGCTTCCTGTGTGGCCCCTGAGGGGATCAGATATTGGGGAGAGCAGGTGGGCATACCTGTTGATAGCATGTACTGGAGGGGGTGGCGCACCAGCCAGACGGGCACAAGCATAGTAATCTCCGATGGACTCAATGATGCCTGCTAGTGTGGCACTAAACATTCCCAGGACAGCAGCCGCAGTCACTGTGGGCAGGCCCCACTGACCTGGGTTATGAGGAGACAGGAGGATGGATGCAGTGCTCCTAGGTGGGCCAGGAAGTAGACTAGGCAGGACTTGGGCAGGGGTGCAGGGGAAGGGATGTCAAGCTGAGGTGGGAGCTGTACAAATAAGCTGTGGGAGCTTATTTGGGATCACTCAGAGTCATGAAGCTGGAGTGAGGCTTTGAGCAAAACACCACTCTGCCTGGCACGCTATACATAGGCATCTGATGCTAGTTGTGCTATCAGCTGAACTGGGGTCACCAGGGGCCTGAGATGGTCTCAGTTGGAGGCAGAGGGCCCAGATCGGGTGGCTCACAGGGGTAGGGGATGCGGATCCATGGTGCAATAGACATGATGTCCCCTCGTGCGTCCGTTCGTGCCTGGAAGCCATAGGCTGTGGAGTCTGGGGGCAGCACGTCCGTCAGGGTCAGGACGTAGCAGAGCAGCCACACAGTCATGATGGCCAGCACAATCTGAAGTGGGGTGGGGCAAGGGGTGCACTGAGCTGCCCTGGAGAGCTCAGTCCAGGCTAACCAGCCCCTACCTCAGCCCTAGCTGCAGCCCCAGCATTTGCCCCAGCCCTAGCTCAGACCTCGCCCCAACACCTACTCCAGTCCTTGGCTGGGAcctcatctctgctctggctctgGCTCCCCCTCTGTCCCAGCCCTTGCCCACAACCTTAGCCCTGGACACAGGTCTAACCCCTGCCCTAGTCCCAAACCCAGCTGCCTGTCAGCTCCTCACGGGAAACATCTTGAAGATCTGGATGCGGAAGACAGTGAGGCCCTTTCCCCAGTGGTAGACAGGCAGCAGGAAGTTGAGGTTGCGCAGGTACTGGGAGAAGAGGACGATCAGGAGAATGGAGCTGGGGGCAGAGGCACAAGGAAGAGATGGCTGGTAGGCGAGGCTGGGGGCAGGAGCCAGGACTAAAGGAGCAAGACATGAAGGGGGTGAGGAGGCTGGAGCTGGGCAAGGATCAAGCCTGGTGCCTGCTCACCAAGCTGAGATGCCCCAGTGGGAGCCTGCTCGGTCTCCAGCAGCTTGGAAGACAGAGAGGCCAATGAGGGAGACAGTGGGGGTAACCGTGAGAGGCCCAATGTAGCTGAGCAGGGCCCCGGGCAGCCCTAACAGCCCGATCACCACCTCCACCATGCTGGACACTATGATTGCGCCCTGGACCTGGAAGAGCAAAGATCAGCTGTAAGTCACTATGTAGAGGCCATGACCTCCACATAAAAAAAGCTCTTGGACCACCTCCTTGCATCCCCCAACTCATCAGTGGGCTTTCTTTCCCATCTAGCCCCCTCTTCAGGTCTAGGTCTCTTCTACCCCACGTGCAAACCCACCTCTCGCATCCGTGGGTGCCAGATATGAGAGGTGTTCAGGGGCAGACTCCAGTTACCGTAGATCTCCTCTAGGGGCAGAGAAagggacacacatacacatggacagggaacagagaagagaaggagagaatgcACACCAGTGTCTGGACTCAGGACAGTCACCCAGACCTCCAGGCTCCTGGGCCTCCCCTCTCCAGTGCAGACCCCAGAAGTGTGCCCACCTTCCGGCGGGCATTTCCATCTCTCCAGGGCCAGGATGGCTTTGGCTGGGACCAGAAATGCAAGGGCGCTGGCCTGGAACAGCGGCAGCCTGGAAAGAGAGGCACAGAGGAGCAGCGCCGGGGTCGGAGTGGCGGGGCAGAGGCAGGGACACAGAGATGgggagacccagagagaggggcACAGAGGGAGGGATAGAGAGaatcacacacagggacagagacacagagggacaGGGCAGGGGCAGAGCAGAGGGAAGTCATTGAGGCCCCAGGCAGGACTCTAACATTTGGGGGCccaagaagaaaacacatggagcCCCTCGCCCACAACCTGCCCCCTTTCCTTCTCAACACCAGCTCCTGCACTGTGAGGAGCCACATGCACAGAAGTAGACAGCTCAGTTCTTGCATCCGAGCTCCACTCACAgcctccctccatccccccacCACACAAACAGCCGTCCTTTGGCCA is a genomic window containing:
- the SLC23A1 gene encoding LOW QUALITY PROTEIN: solute carrier family 23 member 1 (The sequence of the model RefSeq protein was modified relative to this genomic sequence to represent the inferred CDS: substituted 2 bases at 2 genomic stop codons), giving the protein MKLLPSWRAVLPVGPRGRAXPXAQQPRRTAHAYAPKMRAQEDPKGQTQHESPGSAGTSMKDPPMSLPKFEEPKFDMLYKIEDVPPWYLCILLGFQHYLTCFSGTIAVPFLLAEALCVGHDQYMVSQLIGTIFTCVGITTLIQTTLGIRLPLFQASALAFLVPAKAILALERWKCPPEEEIYGNWSLPLNTSHIWHPRMREVQGAIIVSSMVEVVIGLLGLPGALLSYIGPLTVTPTVSLIGLSVFQAAGDRAGSHWGISACSILLIVLFSQYLRNLNFLLPVYHWGKGLTVFRIQIFKMFPIVLAIMTVWLLCYVLTLTDVLPPDSTAYGFQARTDARGDIMSIAPWIRIPYPCQWGLPTVTAAAVLGMFSATLAGIIESIGDYYACARLAGAPPPPVHAINRGIFTEGICCIIAGLLGTGNGSTSSSPNIGVLGITKVGSRRVVQYGAGIMLVLGTIGKFTALFASLPDPILGGMFCTLFGMITAVGLSNLQFVDMNSSRNLFVLGFSMFFGLTLPNYLDSNPGAIDTGILEVDQILTVLLTTEMFVGGCLAFILDNTVPGSPEERGLKQWKAGAHANSEMSTSHKSYDFPIGMSMVKRITFLKYIPICPVFKGFSSRSKGQLPVPEDTPENTETGSVCTKV